One Candidatus Bathyarchaeota archaeon DNA segment encodes these proteins:
- a CDS encoding Clp1/GlmU family protein yields MHRTVQPNRTLLVDGPASVQLVAGKAEVLGYPLKTEQRVLVREGKRQPFYTVETAVFNVLLGANAAVQEVEGCTVPTSWSKPVQTVLGLEKKPVVIIVLGACDVGKSSFCTYMVNKLVEAKRSVAVIDGDLGQSDIGPSACVGFSAASAPVTELYNLRFLNGCFVGATSPVKAATQTIKALNCMMAEATAKQADYILVNTDGFVSGEAAIRYKLSIIKELKPDVAVGVQMGDELEELMSYLGGGGLMMVEPSPAVNQRTPEKRKLLREMTYAKYLKKSKLHCIPISQINLEPRNGVPKEQKPERGLLVGLYGRGTRFLGIGVLRAVNSERKVLKIQTAVRSKPFRLVFGKVHLNEKLQEVED; encoded by the coding sequence TTGCATCGAACAGTACAACCCAATAGAACCCTACTCGTGGATGGCCCCGCATCGGTTCAGTTAGTCGCAGGAAAAGCGGAAGTGCTTGGCTACCCACTAAAAACAGAGCAAAGGGTTCTTGTTCGGGAAGGCAAACGTCAACCCTTCTACACTGTCGAAACCGCAGTTTTTAACGTGCTGCTAGGTGCAAACGCAGCGGTTCAAGAGGTGGAAGGCTGCACTGTTCCTACATCTTGGAGCAAACCTGTCCAAACGGTCCTTGGTTTGGAGAAAAAACCTGTAGTTATAATCGTTTTAGGTGCCTGTGATGTGGGTAAAAGCAGCTTCTGCACCTACATGGTAAACAAACTGGTGGAAGCCAAACGCTCCGTCGCAGTCATCGATGGAGATTTAGGGCAATCGGACATTGGCCCCTCAGCTTGCGTTGGCTTCTCGGCGGCTTCTGCACCTGTAACGGAACTCTACAATCTGCGCTTTTTGAATGGTTGTTTCGTCGGCGCCACATCTCCTGTTAAGGCAGCAACGCAAACAATCAAGGCACTAAATTGTATGATGGCTGAGGCAACCGCCAAACAAGCTGATTACATTTTGGTTAACACGGATGGGTTTGTCAGTGGTGAGGCAGCTATCAGGTACAAGTTGTCTATCATTAAGGAGCTTAAACCTGATGTGGCCGTTGGGGTCCAAATGGGGGATGAACTGGAAGAGTTAATGTCGTATTTGGGCGGCGGCGGATTAATGATGGTTGAACCATCTCCAGCAGTGAACCAGCGCACCCCCGAAAAACGCAAACTACTACGCGAAATGACGTACGCCAAATACCTCAAAAAATCTAAACTCCACTGCATACCCATCAGCCAAATCAACCTCGAACCCCGAAACGGCGTTCCAAAAGAGCAGAAACCAGAGAGGGGGTTACTTGTCGGCTTATATGGACGAGGAACCAGATTCTTAGGCATCGGCGTCTTACGAGCAGTTAACTCGGAGAGGAAAGTGCTTAAAATTCAGACTGCTGTTAGGTCGAAGCCTTTTAGGCTTGTTTTTGGTAAAGTTCACTTGAACGAGAAACTTCAAGAAGTTGAAGACTGA
- a CDS encoding AAA family ATPase translates to MAHISTGLECIDECLGGGIKPATITLMYGEPETGKSTLMLQLSVNCALQDLKVLYVDCDNTFSTERLYQIAGRNFEVVAERIVLVKPADFREQTALIDRIEDYLVNVGLIIIDTFTSLYSARAAESPKTFSFNRELNRQLAVLAQTVKTKKIPLVMTSQVRSVISEQTSSLRPVATRVLKFWAENILFLKPSDFPQTIKATVEKAPQLLGEAVCYIQIGETGIRDTQLP, encoded by the coding sequence ATGGCTCATATCTCAACTGGCTTAGAATGCATCGACGAGTGCCTCGGAGGCGGCATAAAGCCCGCTACAATTACTTTGATGTATGGTGAACCAGAAACAGGCAAATCAACCTTGATGCTGCAACTATCTGTTAACTGTGCCCTCCAAGACCTCAAAGTCCTCTATGTAGACTGCGACAACACTTTTTCAACCGAGCGCCTCTACCAAATTGCAGGCAGAAACTTTGAAGTCGTGGCAGAGCGGATTGTGCTGGTTAAACCCGCAGATTTTAGGGAGCAAACAGCCCTAATCGACCGCATCGAAGACTACCTCGTCAACGTGGGCTTAATTATAATTGACACTTTCACATCGCTGTACAGCGCAAGAGCGGCGGAAAGCCCTAAAACCTTCAGCTTTAACCGAGAGTTAAACCGTCAACTCGCTGTTTTAGCCCAGACAGTGAAGACCAAAAAAATCCCGTTGGTCATGACCAGCCAAGTCCGTAGCGTCATAAGCGAGCAAACCTCAAGCTTGCGTCCTGTGGCTACGAGGGTTCTTAAATTCTGGGCAGAAAACATACTCTTCCTTAAACCCTCAGACTTTCCCCAAACCATCAAAGCCACCGTCGAGAAAGCCCCGCAACTTTTAGGCGAAGCAGTGTGCTATATACAAATAGGGGAAACTGGAATAAGAGATACACAACTTCCCTAA
- a CDS encoding CDP-2,3-bis-(O-geranylgeranyl)-sn-glycerol synthase: MDVALLIVEALKFIFPAYCANATPVLAGGGVKMDFGRNFVDGKRIFGNNKTWRGFFFGWAVGFGVGLAEGLVFGFDNYPVLFSVLIPLGALLGDLTGAFIKRRLDIAPGGLLPIVDQIDFVVGAVVFSLPLALINWSGLSWQVILTVLLITPPIHLLTNYGAYKLKLKKHPW; encoded by the coding sequence ATGGATGTCGCGCTACTCATCGTTGAAGCCTTAAAATTCATTTTTCCCGCCTACTGCGCCAACGCAACACCTGTCTTAGCGGGCGGCGGAGTAAAGATGGATTTCGGCAGAAACTTTGTAGACGGCAAACGAATCTTTGGCAACAACAAAACTTGGCGCGGCTTCTTTTTCGGTTGGGCGGTGGGTTTCGGCGTCGGTTTAGCGGAAGGCTTGGTTTTTGGCTTTGACAATTATCCTGTGCTGTTTAGTGTATTGATTCCTTTGGGTGCGCTTTTAGGAGATTTAACTGGTGCATTCATCAAGAGACGGCTCGACATTGCCCCTGGCGGATTGTTGCCGATTGTGGATCAGATTGATTTTGTTGTGGGTGCTGTGGTGTTTTCGCTGCCGCTGGCTTTGATTAATTGGTCGGGTTTGAGTTGGCAGGTTATCTTGACGGTTCTGTTGATTACTCCGCCGATTCACTTGCTAACTAACTATGGTGCTTACAAGTTGAAATTAAAGAAGCACCCATGGTAA
- a CDS encoding OST3/OST6 family protein, whose product MSNKLKKTSEDMSFSLSRWFRKLSTNAPSTFIVTVVVIAYAIFLFGGGLYTLINNPVASYYTSSGGFMFLYPDISSQFGADTIIAVTLYAMGFFGLLTIYQSAKNVSKPRQAYMMMVVGITLLLLSYIFLEGAINYKLYG is encoded by the coding sequence ATGTCGAACAAATTAAAGAAAACATCTGAGGATATGTCGTTCTCGCTTAGCCGATGGTTCCGCAAGTTATCAACCAACGCGCCATCAACTTTCATAGTTACCGTGGTCGTAATTGCGTATGCGATTTTCCTCTTCGGAGGCGGCTTATACACCTTAATCAACAACCCTGTTGCTTCATACTACACAAGTTCAGGCGGATTCATGTTCCTCTACCCCGATATAAGTAGCCAATTCGGCGCAGACACAATCATCGCCGTAACACTATACGCAATGGGCTTCTTTGGGTTACTTACCATCTATCAAAGCGCAAAAAACGTCAGCAAACCCAGACAAGCATACATGATGATGGTTGTCGGCATCACTTTATTGTTGCTGTCCTACATATTCCTCGAAGGCGCAATCAACTACAAGCTCTACGGCTAA
- the topA gene encoding DNA topoisomerase I, translating into MEKYTLIVTEKPDAAERIAAALDVQGKPEKNQKMGVPFFRAQRRGEIVVVPAVGHLYTITSKDKKRDYPVFDYQWVPRWQAEKGAAKIRTWLKVISELAADAEGFVDGCDFDIEGSIIGYTILKYACGEKQQVAKRMKYSTLTTEELQEAYDHLLPKLDFALVEAGLTRHEIDWLYGINLSRALTTAAKQVSGQYATLSTGRVQGPTLRFLEEREKEIQCFVPTPYWKLTAKISINDTDIDAEYLKTLETLKEATELKEKSKAKQGTIETVKVTEALLSPPIPFDLGALQSEAYKLFHLTPIRTLAILQRLYIAALISYPRTSSQKLPPSIGYCSILKKLGANPAYNRQTAELLANKDLKPNEGKKFDPAHPAIYPTGNLPQKAIDDASRKVFDLVVKRFLAVFAEPALKQNVDVTVSINGVPFGFSLARTLSEGWMKYYKPYVQVKDDKMPTLIEGQLVDVKRVSLKELYTQPPPRYNPRSLLLKMEKEEIGTKATRAAIIETLQERKYLRGADNFAVSDLGFTVIEVLQKYCPIVVSSEMTRSLEERMDLIQQGKENKQTVLTDAVETLKAATDELKSKEKAVGAQLSQALQRARLEERTVGFCPNCKSGQLIILQSQKTGKRFVGCNNYFQDKCNTTYPLPQTGTVKPLAKPCKNCGAPVVSVYIRARKPWRLCLNPKCPSKGASKP; encoded by the coding sequence GTGGAAAAATATACTTTAATCGTAACAGAAAAGCCTGATGCCGCCGAAAGAATAGCCGCAGCCCTTGACGTGCAGGGGAAACCTGAAAAAAACCAGAAAATGGGAGTTCCATTTTTTAGGGCGCAACGAAGGGGAGAAATCGTGGTTGTTCCAGCAGTTGGACACCTCTACACGATTACCAGTAAAGACAAAAAGAGAGATTACCCTGTTTTTGATTACCAATGGGTGCCACGGTGGCAAGCAGAGAAAGGCGCAGCGAAAATCCGCACGTGGCTCAAAGTGATTTCTGAGTTAGCGGCAGACGCTGAAGGCTTTGTGGATGGCTGCGATTTTGACATCGAAGGAAGCATAATCGGTTACACTATTCTCAAGTATGCCTGTGGAGAAAAACAGCAAGTTGCCAAACGCATGAAATACTCCACCTTAACTACAGAAGAACTCCAAGAGGCATATGACCACTTGCTGCCGAAGCTTGATTTTGCGTTGGTGGAGGCTGGGTTAACGCGGCATGAAATCGATTGGCTCTACGGCATAAACCTCTCCAGAGCACTAACAACTGCAGCGAAACAAGTCAGCGGTCAATACGCCACTCTAAGCACTGGTAGAGTGCAGGGTCCAACATTGCGGTTTCTGGAGGAACGCGAAAAAGAAATCCAATGTTTTGTACCTACACCCTACTGGAAATTAACCGCAAAAATCAGCATAAACGACACAGATATAGATGCGGAATACCTCAAAACTTTGGAGACTCTCAAAGAAGCTACAGAATTAAAAGAGAAAAGTAAAGCTAAGCAAGGTACAATAGAAACCGTAAAAGTTACAGAAGCCTTGCTAAGTCCACCTATTCCATTCGACTTGGGGGCTCTGCAAAGTGAAGCCTACAAACTTTTCCACCTAACACCAATTCGGACTTTGGCGATTCTGCAACGCCTCTACATAGCCGCATTGATTTCTTATCCAAGAACAAGCAGCCAAAAACTGCCGCCCTCAATCGGCTACTGCAGCATCCTCAAGAAACTTGGGGCTAATCCAGCTTACAATCGACAAACTGCAGAGTTGTTAGCTAATAAGGATTTGAAGCCTAACGAAGGCAAAAAATTTGACCCCGCCCACCCAGCAATATACCCTACAGGCAATTTACCCCAGAAAGCCATAGATGACGCGTCAAGAAAAGTCTTTGACTTGGTGGTTAAACGGTTTTTAGCGGTTTTTGCGGAGCCTGCACTTAAACAGAACGTTGACGTAACAGTTTCAATTAATGGGGTTCCGTTTGGGTTTTCTCTGGCAAGGACATTGAGTGAGGGCTGGATGAAATATTACAAACCCTACGTGCAGGTAAAAGACGACAAAATGCCGACTTTGATTGAAGGACAACTGGTCGATGTTAAACGGGTAAGTCTAAAAGAGCTTTATACGCAGCCGCCGCCCCGATACAACCCCCGAAGTCTGCTCCTCAAGATGGAGAAGGAGGAAATTGGAACCAAAGCCACCCGAGCCGCAATCATAGAGACACTTCAAGAACGCAAGTATCTCAGGGGAGCAGACAACTTTGCAGTCAGTGATTTAGGCTTCACAGTTATCGAGGTTCTGCAGAAGTATTGTCCTATTGTAGTTTCTTCTGAGATGACACGGAGTCTTGAGGAAAGGATGGATTTGATTCAACAGGGCAAAGAAAACAAGCAAACAGTACTGACTGACGCTGTTGAGACTTTGAAGGCGGCCACAGATGAGTTGAAGTCAAAGGAAAAGGCAGTTGGCGCCCAGCTAAGTCAGGCGTTACAGAGAGCGCGGTTGGAGGAGCGTACAGTTGGTTTTTGCCCGAACTGCAAAAGCGGCCAGTTAATTATTTTGCAATCCCAAAAAACAGGCAAACGCTTTGTAGGCTGCAACAACTACTTCCAAGACAAATGCAACACTACTTATCCCCTCCCCCAAACAGGCACAGTTAAACCCTTAGCTAAGCCATGTAAAAACTGTGGCGCCCCCGTCGTGTCAGTTTATATCCGTGCAAGGAAGCCGTGGCGGCTCTGCCTCAACCCAAAGTGCCCCAGCAAAGGAGCCTCAAAACCATGA
- the fen gene encoding flap endonuclease-1, whose amino-acid sequence MGVNFKDLIPKTPIKLEDLSGKIIAIDAYNAIYQFLSIIRQPDGTPLKDSTGKITSHLSGLFYRTSNLVEMGLKPVYVFDGESPVLKAAEIERRRQIKVEAAIRYEKAVKEGKPEEARMYAQASTTMKDYMLDESQKLLGLMGLPWVQAPSEGEAQAAHMTRKGIADYCASQDYDSLLFGAPRLLRNVTISGRRRRGKVFIEVVPEVVELSKALSECGLTYEQLIDVGILIGTDFNPDGIEGIGPKTALKLIRQHGTIEAALPYIKNATFPCEPNQIREIFLHPKVTDNYKLEWRDPDEQGIIDFMCREKEFGEERIKKSLERMTTGSKKQKGKVSLEKWFG is encoded by the coding sequence TTGGGCGTAAACTTCAAAGACCTCATACCAAAAACCCCAATCAAACTCGAAGACCTTTCAGGCAAAATAATAGCCATAGACGCATACAACGCCATCTACCAGTTTCTCAGCATTATACGCCAACCAGACGGCACCCCCCTAAAGGACAGCACAGGCAAAATCACCAGCCACTTAAGCGGTCTCTTCTACCGCACAAGCAACCTCGTCGAAATGGGATTAAAACCCGTCTACGTTTTCGACGGCGAATCTCCAGTGCTCAAGGCAGCAGAGATTGAACGCCGCCGCCAAATCAAAGTAGAAGCCGCTATTCGTTACGAAAAAGCCGTAAAAGAAGGCAAACCCGAAGAAGCCCGCATGTATGCACAGGCTTCAACGACCATGAAGGACTACATGTTAGATGAAAGCCAGAAGCTACTGGGGTTGATGGGGTTACCGTGGGTGCAGGCGCCAAGCGAAGGTGAAGCCCAAGCCGCCCATATGACGCGGAAAGGCATTGCGGATTACTGTGCCAGCCAAGACTACGACAGTCTCCTCTTTGGAGCGCCGAGGTTACTGCGTAATGTTACGATTTCTGGTAGAAGAAGGCGGGGCAAAGTGTTCATCGAAGTTGTGCCCGAAGTGGTTGAACTCTCCAAGGCATTGAGTGAATGCGGGTTAACCTACGAACAGCTAATCGACGTCGGCATCTTAATCGGCACCGACTTTAACCCAGACGGCATCGAAGGCATCGGCCCCAAAACCGCCCTCAAACTCATCCGTCAACACGGCACCATAGAAGCCGCCTTACCCTACATCAAAAACGCCACTTTCCCATGTGAACCCAACCAAATCAGAGAAATCTTTCTCCACCCCAAAGTTACCGACAACTACAAGCTCGAATGGAGAGACCCTGACGAGCAGGGCATCATCGACTTTATGTGTCGCGAGAAAGAGTTCGGCGAGGAACGCATCAAAAAATCCCTTGAACGGATGACTACAGGTAGCAAGAAGCAGAAGGGAAAGGTTTCGCTGGAAAAATGGTTCGGCTAG